Below is a window of Equus quagga isolate Etosha38 chromosome 1, UCLA_HA_Equagga_1.0, whole genome shotgun sequence DNA.
cccaggcccagctgcCTTTCTGGGCTTGAGAGTGAACTCTGTGCGCCCTCATGTGGCAAACAGGGAGAGCGAGCAAACACTGGTGCAAGGTCACACCCCTTCACATTTGCAAGAATACTCGTCACCACTATTAGTCAAGCATCTAGCATGTTCCAGAGCCTACTGGGTGCTCTTTATGAGTTCTCTCATGTAATCCTTACACCCATGCTAAGTGGTGGACGTTGCCACCCTcaagtgaggaaactaaggctcagagaagttaaagcaTGTACCTAAGGGACAGaggtgggattcgaacccaggcctgTCAGACCCCAAGCCTATGCCTTTCCACCACACTGCCTACCCATGTGCACAGCACTTGGTCTTTTATAAGGTGCTTATCACCTCTGTGACCTCACTGAATCCTGATACCACTTCTAACCCTGGGAGCTGGATATTGTCAGTAAAgtgaagtgacttggccaagatGGAACAGTTTAGAAGGGGCAGAGCCAAAACCCGGTGCGTTCTCTCTACctaagggaggcaggagagcctCACAGCTGCTTTCATTCTCCAGCCGCATCATGGGCTTTGTGAGCCGGAGCCAGGAGCGCCGGCTGCTGAAGAAGACTGTCTCTGGCACCTTTCTCCTGCGCTTCAGTGAAACATCGGAAGGGGGCATTACCTGCTCCTGGGTGGAACACCAGGATGATGGTCAGCTGCTCTGCCCTGCTGTTCCCacagcctctccttcctgcccctctgcaTGCCGTTGGCTTCCCTGACTCTGTCCTGAATCCCTCAGCAGGTTTGGGGGTGGACAGCCAAAGTGGGGAGCTCCCAGGCCCAGCCTCTTCCCTCAAGCCTGCCCGTTCCTACATCCTCTCTCCAGATAAGGTGCTCATCTACTCTGTGCAGCCCTTCACCAAGGAGGTGCTGCAGTCACTCCCCCTGACCAAAATCATCCGCCACTACCAGCTGCTCACTGAGGAGAACATCCCCGAGAACCCACTGTGCTTCCTCTACCCCCGAATCCCCCGAGATGAGGCTTTTGGGCGCTACTACCAGGAGACAGGTGAGAATCACTGACATACTTCACTGGCAGATTGCAGGGATTCTCAGGCATCCACAAATCCAACTTCTTCCTTCCAAACATGGGAAACATACCCAGAGAAGTTAAGGCATCTGTCCATGGACACTGCTAGTTAGTAGGGGGATATGACTGTCAGGACCATCTGCAGTGGGGGATCTTTGGGCTGTGTGTCCAATCCACTGACCTTCCCCTGGTCCTGTGTATGTCCCCTACAGTTAATCTTGAGGAACAGAGGAAATACCTGAAACATAGGCTCATTATGGTCTCTAACAGGTGAGCTCTGAACTGTTTGCCCAACTCCCTAACCCTTTTTAGCCGATATAATGACCCGACCCTGCCCATTTCCAGTCACTCTGGCCTTTTCTCCTACTGAGCCACACTCTCTGGCCCTCCAGGATTTTTCCTGCTCTtctagtctctctctcttctatttttctgctgCCATCCTTAAGTTGTCTCCACAGGGGTTCCCTCATAATAATAGTCATAATCACTGATGTTAATGGGCATCTACTTGATGCTAAGCATGGTACTAGattttcttagaacatttttttcatttaatccttatgagAACCCATCTGAGTAGGGTATAGTAACAGCCACATGTAATGGttcattatgtgccaggcactgagctaaatgctttgtgtttgttttatttgttgaatCTTCAAAATAGTCCTGGGAGGCAGacactattattactattttcagctgaggaaactgaggcttatgtCTAAAGTACATGGCTAATAAATGATCCAGGTCTGTCGGATTCCAAAGCCCTGCTTTGAACCATCCCACTGCCTCTCAAATATTATTAGGTATTGTtgttcccgttttacagatgataaatctgaggttcagagaggttaggtaacttacCTGACGTCACCTGGCTAGTAAATGATAGGATTCAAACTCTGGCAAGCCTGAATCCAAAGCCCGTGCTCTTAAGCGCTCTGCTCTGTTGCCTTCTTAGACTAGAGAGACAGGCTCTGCTTGCTCTGCCATTCTCCACTTCACCTAAACAACTCCCTGCCCCTTTGTCTGCACTGGGGTATCCAGACAGGTGGATGAGCTGCAACAACTGCCGGAGTTTAAGCTGGACCCAGACATGGAATCATCAGAGCTGGACCAAGGGCTGGCACCAGGGCCCGCGCCAGAGCTAGGCCTGGGATTAGAGCAACtgctggaggcagggctggatcTGGAGCCCATGCTGGACTCCACACTAGCCGCAGTATCAGGAGTGCCAGAGCCAAACCTGGGACCAGAGCTGAAGCTGGAGCCTATTCTAGAGCGTATTTCACAGTCTGAGCCCGAGCCTGATTTGCCCCATGATCTGATGCACTTGAACACTGAGGAAATGGAAAGTAAGTGATaaggtggggctggggaagaggggacacactgccttccccacctctccttcctcaccCATTACAGAAAAGGCCGAGCTCTAAGTTCCTCACTGGAGAGAGGCTCATTTCCTTGTGGTTCCTTCTATTAGGAAATGGATGtacctccctctgccctgcctaAGTGCCCCCTCAGGCCTGTCTGGGCCTCTGCTGCCATCCTCCCTCACTTTCCCTGATGGGTTGGGAATTCCTTTCCTAAGATCAGGGCCTGACTTCCTTCTCTGGACTACCTAGTTTTCAGAAACAGTACGAAGATTGAAGAAATCATGCCAAATGGTGACCCGCTGTTGGCTGGCCAGAACACCGAGGATGAGGCGTACATCTTCCACCCCAGCCATTTCTACACGGAAGGGCCCTTGATTCCTTCTGACTACTAGGAACTAcatttcctctgttccttccaTATCTTTTGCCTCTCCTACCCCTCAAGTCATGATGTTGCTCTCCAAGGATGGGAAGTCAGGCATGGGGCCCTTCTAAGTTGGGTTAACCCCAGGATTTGGAGTGAGAGGTAAAACCATAATATGGGTAAGGAAGGGGTGCCAGTGAAGCAGAACAAGTGTCGGCCCTGGCTCTAACTAGGATCCTGTAGGCTGCCTGCTGTGCTGGGTGGTGTAGAGGTTGGGGGCAGGCCAGGACAGTTGGGATGTACTTTGAGAGCTCAGGGCAGTGGCTTCTTTCCAGTATAAAaggatttcaacattttaatAGCTGGTAGGGCTAACCTGGTGCCCACCAGCATTGGCCCTTGGTGAGGAACAGAGATACGTGCTAGgactctgtgtctctcttctggTCCCTCCTGTCTAGGAtaaccttttcctttcttcttcccctcactcctgcctcaagtcctaaatttcttcttttcccactgGGACTGAGGGCGTTCTGCCCCAGCCCACCATGTGAAGTTCCCCTCTGCAGAAGGGAATAGGAGGCAGACCTCCTCGCCTTACCagtctcctcccctgccccccaagcTGGCCACACCCATTCCTCCCGTGAAAGTGAGCCTGCCAATCGAATGTGCCTGTGAGGCTTTGTACAATAACTTATTCTGCCTAGTCTCCACTTCCCCAACTCTTAGAAGACGAATCACTCTTGGGGCCAGGGATGGTAGGGTTGCTGGGAATTTAGGAATTGTTTTTTATAGTCTTGGATAGAATTTGGTATttttacagaggaagagaagCCTTGGGGCTTAGATATTTGTCTATTAAGATATCATCCCCTTTCTTTTGTACAGTATATTGTTTACCTGAAAGGAGGGTTTCTATTCCTTGAGCATAGACCTGGGCAAAGACCAAGTTCCTGGAACTAGAACCCTGAAAGTTTATCATGGGGCTCTGAACAACTTCACACCTTAGCCATTGCCAGAGAACCCCAGGACAACTGCCCTTGCTGTAAGATATGCTTCTAGTATAACTTGAGATGTGAATTCAAGTGAGGTCCTCTACATGTGGCTGTTTCCTGCCTGGTACATCAGAGGAACAGTTCTGGGCAGAAAGAGGCCCTTCTGAGCAGAAGTGGCTAATAAACTTTGTGCTGACCTGGAAATGCTTCCTCTCTGAACTTCTTTACTTCTCTGCTTACAAAGACTAATGTCCTTGGAGACACCAGCAGGCCACGTAGGATTGAAGCCAGCAAATCGTGGCCTGTCTTCCATCCACCCCAATAGGCCCCTCTTGTCATGTTTCTTTTTACCTCCCTGTTGAGAGCAGCTTTTCCTGTCGCTTAGATTTTCCAGGGGGAGCTGTGAGCTATGAGTTGGGGGGAGGGTGAGTAGTTATATAACTAGCCCACTGTCACTCACCTGGTTGGTGGCAAAACCAAGATATAAACCTGGGTCCAtctaactccaaagcccatgcttttttGATCTTGTGACTctggagaaaaggaaggggaaTAGTCACTAGCCCCTTCCCCTGCTTGCTTTCAAAGGCAGCTTAACTCCCCTTGGGTAACCAAATCCCCCACTGAAGGGGCCCACAGATGTCCGTTAAAGGAGAATCCCATTAgtttgtgagatttacctccatcTTTCTGGAATGCCCTTTGTGCCCAAAACAGCTCTGACTTTCGATCCTTCAGTGATCGGGACTCCTGTCTTTGGCCAAATACACTCTTggccaagaaagaaaggaaggaggcacTGGGTCAGGGAGCAAGAGAGGGGCCTCACTTAGGGGCCCCACTTCCTAATCTCAACCCCTTGTAGTCCCATTCAACTTGTTTAGCCATACAGCGATTAAGACCAAAAAGATCCCAGTTACTCTGCACACCAGGGGGTCGTGAGGAAATGTCCCTCTGCACTGTAGCCCTGCAGAGCAGAAGGATGCACATTGTAGTCCCTTGGCCctatttttccattctattcctTTTTCCCAACCAAGCCTAGAAATTAGACTCAGATATCCacataaataagtatttattgaaaaagTGCATAATTcagtataaatataataaataatcctCCTCCCCAAACTGCTGCCATGAGGATAAATAATCCCAAATTTTCCCATCCCATCTAATAAATACTCAACCTTTTGCTAGGTCAGCATCAGAAATCAGTCAGTACTGGTAATTTTTCAACATATGCAAGTCCCATTAGAATTAATGGACAAATTAACTTGTTGGCTCGCAGGTGCCTGGGCTGATAGATTCATCTTAGCATTGCTGAGCCATAGATGTGGGTGCCATCCTTAAAGCTGCTGGCTTTAAGGGGTCAGGGTTGCTGCTCCATGGGCAAAGACCCGGGCAGCTACAGCcacaaaggcctggaggctgcGAAGGATCTTGGGGCGGAGAAGGAGGCGCTGCCACGGCTGGCTGGGACTGGGGCTTGGAATCTGCTCAGTCTCCCAGTGGTGACCCTCAGGCTGCAAAGACACAGGACACAATCAGAGAGGACTCTAGATCCTTCACCCCTAGTCCCTGTCTCTGATCCCTGCAAGCCCCCATCCTCCAGGCCCCTAGTTCATACCTGCAAGAGTTGcctgaggcccaggagggaggCGTGAAGCTGGTCCACAGGGCCATTGGGGAGTAGAGAAGGCTCCCCTGTGAAAATGTCTGAGCCCAGCAGCTTCTCGTAAAAAACCAGGCCCTGGTGGATCCTTTGcaagcagggctggggagagaagaaagccGTGAAAGAAAATGGATACCCTCTTCCTACTCCATTCACCGAAGACCCACCCAGTTCTTTGCCATTCTTAGATGCTGCCATGGTCTGAATGgttgtgtccccacaaaattcctatgttgaaatcctaacccccaatgtgatccTATTAGGAGGTGGGATCTTtgggggtgattaggtcatgagggtggggcccacgTGAATGAGATaggtgctcttataaaagagatccacagagctccctagccccttctgacacctgaggatacaatgagaagtctgcagctgggaagagggccctcacccaacacgctggcaccctgatctcagacttccagcttctagaactgtgagaaataaatttctgttgtttataagctgtCCATTCTACGGCAGGCCAAACGGACAAGGACAGATACAACTTTTACTAATTTACCATGGTGCCTAGCTATATCTCCAGCCCCTATTTCCAGCCTCATCTTAGTACCTGACTGTTGTCCCTGAGTCCTTCAGGATCACAGCCATCCTCGCACTGGATATGGGGGACATCATTTGTAGTCTCAGCATCTCCCTCTTCTCTTGGTAGATCCTGGAATGGAGCAGGGGGTAGGAAGAGtgaagaaataagataaatactTTTGAACCCCACCTGGACCCTCAAGCCCATGACACTCCTAGGAACCCCACTCTCTTGTCCTCTCTCACTCCCTGATGGCCTTCAACCCTCCAGCTTCCACCAAGGCCAAAGTCTTCCAGTGCAGCCTTGGAGGGCTTGGATAGAGTCCTGCTTGGTCCCAGAGGCTGCCACTCACCACATGTCCCATTGGTGGATGTGCACTCCAGGCCAGCGTACAGAGCTTCTGTGAGAGCTGCTGGCACTGAGCCCAGGCAGGGCTACTGCCTCCAGGCACAGCCCGGGCCTGAGCAGTCCGGGGCcacaggagcagcagcagcagcaacacagCTCTGCTCCCCAGCATCTTGCTGCCTGCTTCTCAAACCTGGCTGGCTCTGTGCCTTGCACCAGTCAGTCCCTGTGGAATCTCTGCCCACTTCCCCTTGCTCTCAGCCTGATTCTGTTCTGTGAGCTCTGGTTTGGTTCCTTCTGTTGTTCACCTCCAGTTTCTCAGCTGCTTCCTGTTGTTTTTCTCCCTTGTCTCTGAGTCTCTTTTTAAGGTCCCTGCATTGTAAGACACGCCCTTTATACCAGCAGGTGACTCACAGCAGGTGGGATTCCCCTCCCTACATCATCCCCCTCCGTGGGGAGCCCAGGTATGCAGCCTCAGTTCCAGGGGAAATGAGTCGTGTGGTTGCTGTGGCTGGAGGCCTGGGATGGGACAGTATGTGTAATGCTCTCCAGGAATGGCtgtggaagggggtgggggtgggagtaatgaatatttaaatgatCTTAGTCTCAAGTTCCTTCCTCTTTAACCTTTCCCTCA
It encodes the following:
- the IL23A gene encoding interleukin-23 subunit alpha isoform X1 produces the protein MLGSRAVLLLLLLLWPRTAQARAVPGGSSPAWAQCQQLSQKLCTLAWSAHPPMGHVDLPREEGDAETTNDVPHIQCEDGCDPEGLRDNSQPCLQRIHQGLVFYEKLLGSDIFTGEPSLLPNGPVDQLHASLLGLRQLLQPEGHHWETEQIPSPSPSQPWQRLLLRPKILRSLQAFVAVAARVFAHGAATLTP
- the IL23A gene encoding interleukin-23 subunit alpha isoform X2; its protein translation is MLGSRAVLLLLLLLWPRTAQARAVPGGSSPAWAQCQQLSQKLCTLAWSAHPPMGHVDLPREEGDAETTNDVPHIQCEDGCDPEGLRDNSQPCLQRIHQGLVFYEKLLGSDIFTGEPSLLPNGPVDQLHASLLGLRQLLQPEGHHWETEQIPSPSPSQPWQRLLLRPKILRSLQAFVAVAARVFAHGAATLTP